A segment of the Actinomyces sp. oral taxon 171 str. F0337 genome:
TCCCCTTCGCCCACCTCATCGCCGACCTCTCCCGGGTCATGACCCTTGAGCCCGGGGACGTTATCCTCACCGGCACACCTGCCGGCAGCTCTGTCCTCCAACCTGGCCAGACTGTCTCCGTCGAGGTCTTCTCCGAGACCGATCCAGCCGTCACCACCGGTCCCCTTACCACGACCGTCGTCGAGGCGCCCGCTCTCGCCCCCATCGGCTCCGCCCCCGCTGTCGACGACCAGCAGCGCATCGATGCCTGGGGCTCACGTGAGGCCGCCGGCCTGCCCTCGACCTTCTCACTCAGCGCTGAGCTGCGCACTCGACTTGACGCCGTGGCCGTCTCCACGCTGTCCTCCCAGCTCCGCCGCCGCGGTTTGCCTGACACCACCATCGACGGCGTCCACCCGCTCGTTCCCGGAACCCGCATGGTCGGCACCGCCCGCACCCTGCGGTACATCGCCTACCGCCCTGATCTCTTCAAGGCTCGCGGTGGCGGCTACAACGCCCAGAAGCGCGCCGTCGACGCTCTCCGCCCCGGCGAGGTCCTCGTCATGGAGGCCCGCGGCATCGATACCGCTGGCACCCTGGGCGACATCCTCGCTCTCCGAGCCCTCGCCCGCGGCGCTGCCGGCATCATCACCGACGGTGCCGTCCGCGACTCCGCCGCTGTCGCCGCAACCGGACTGCCCGTCCACTGCGCTGGCACCCACCCTTCCGTCCTCGGCCGGGTCCATGTCCCCTGGGACGTCGACGTCACTATCAGTTGCGGTGGGACTGCCATCCAACCCGGCGACGTCATCGTCGCGGACGACGACGGTGGCCTCGTCATCCCGCCCGAGCTTGTCGAGGAGGTCCTCGCCGACGCCGAGAGGCAGGAGCGCGAGGAGGAGTACATCGCCCGCATGGTCCAGAAGGGGCACGAGCTCAAAGGGCTCTTCCCCCTCGGACCCGAGTGGCGCGAGAGGTACGAGCAGGATGCCGCCACCGGCGCCTGACCCACGCTGCCACCCCAGAGCGTGGACGGAACCTGACGCTGCGTCGTCGGTCCGTCACCGGACCCCGGCCTCACTACAGACACCGCCACTGCACCACAACCTCAACGAGGAGACCACCATGACGAACCCGCCCATGTCCCTCCCGGACCACATCCAGCACTACATCGACGGCGTCCTCGTCGACTCCGTTGACGGCGCGACCTTCGACGTCCTCGAGCCCACGACCAACCGGGCGTATATCACTTGCTCTTCCGGATCTCAGGCCGACGTCGACCTCGCCGTTTCCGCAGCCAAGCGCGCCTTCGAAGAGGGCCCCTGGCCTCGCATGCTCCCCCGCCAGCGCGCCACCATCCTCAACCGAATCGCCGACGAGGTCGCCGCCCTCAATGAGGATCTCGCCGCCATCGAGTCCTTCGACTCCGGATTGCCCATCCGCCAGGCCAAAGGCCAGGCCAACCGCGCCGCCGAGAACTTCCGGTTCTTCGCCGACCTCATCGTTGCCCAGGTCGACGGCGCTTTCAGGATGCCCGACCGCCAGGTCAACTACGTCAACCGCAAGCCGCTGGGCGTCGCCGGCCTCATCACTCCTTGGAACACGCCCTTCATGCAGGAGTCGTGGAAGCTGGCCCCGGCGCTCGCTTCCGGCTGCACGGTCATCCTCAAGCCCGCCGAGTTCACCCCCGTCTCTGCCCACCTGTGGGCCGGAATCATGGAGCGCGCCGGTGTCCCTCAGGGTGTCTTCAACATCATCCACGGATTCGGGGAGTCCGCCGGTGACGCCCTCGTCAAGCACCCCGACGTCCCGCTCATCTCCTTCACGGGCGAGCTCGGCACTGGCAAGGTCATCTACAGCAACTGTGCCCGCAACATGAAACACATGTCGATGGAGCTTGGCGGCAAGTCCCCTGCCGTCGTCTTTGCCGACGCCGACTTCGAGTCCGCTCTCGACTCCACGCTCTTCGGCGTCTACTCCCTCAATGGTGAGCGCTGCACCGCCTCCTCGAGGATCCTCGTTGAGCGGCCCATCTACGACCGCTTCGTCGTGGCCTACGCCGAGCGCGCCAAGAAGATCGTGGTCGGCCCGCCCTCGGATCCGAAGACCGAGATCGCCGCCCTCGTCCACCCGGAGCATTACCGGAAGGTCACCGAGTACATCAAGATCGGCAAGGGCGAGGCCCGTCTCGTCGCTGGCGGCGAGCGCCCAGAGCACCTGCCCGAAGGCAACTACGTCCAGGCCACTGTCTTCGCCGACGTCCCACCCACCGCCCGCATCTTCCAAGAGGAGATCTTCGGCCCCGTCGTCTCGATCACCCCCTTCGACACCGATGAAGAGGCCATCGCTCTGGCCAACGACGTCGAGTATGGCCTAGCTGCGTACGTGTGGACCAACTCGATCGCCCGCGCCCACAACGTCTCCCACGCCATCGACTCCGGCATGGTGTGGATCAACTCCCACAACGTCCGAGACCTGCGGACGCCCTTCGGTGGCGTCAAGGGCTCGGGCCTCGGCCACGAGGGCGGCTACCGGTCCCTCGACTTCTACTCCGTGCAGCAGTCCATTCACGTCACGCTTGGCGACGTCCACACGACCCGCTTCGGCGCCACCGGCTACGCGGACAACGACCTCGGCCTTGGCGGGCCTAGCGCCTGAGCCCTGGCCGCCCGCCAGCGTAGGGAGTGATAGAACGCTCCCCGCGCGGCGCCCACCATCCACCGCTTGGCCCCAAGGGCCAGGCCCGACCCCATCACCAGCGGCACGCCGCAACACTCACATCACAGCCAAAGGAGACTGTCATGTTAGATCTCGTCCCAACCCCCACCGTCGCCGCGCCGGACATCCTGCGCTGCGCCTACATGGACCTCGTCGTCACCGACCTCGCGGCCTCCCGCGAGTTCTACGTCGACGTCCTCGGCCTCGTCGTCACCGAAGAGGACGACAACACGATCTACCTGCGCTCCTTCGAGGAGTTCATCCACCACAACCTCGTCCTGCGCAAGGGCCCGGTCGCAGGTGTCGCCGCCTTCGCCTTCCGCGTTCGCTCCGAGGAGGAGGTCGACAAGGCCGAGGCCTACTACAAGGAGCTCGGTTGCGAAACCCGCCGCGGCAAGTTCACCAAGGGTGTCCCCAACGCCCTGCGGGTCGTCGACCCGCTTGGCTTCCCCTACGAGTTTTTCTACGAGGTCGAGCACGTCGAGCGGCTCGCCTGGAACTACGAGCTCCAAGGCGCAGGCGCGCTTGTCCGCCTTGACCACTTCAATCAGGTCTACCCCGACGTCGTCAAAGGCACCGCATACCTCAACGACCTCGGTTTCAAGACCACCGAATCGATCAAGGGCGACGACGGCGTCGTTTACGCCGCCTGGATGACACGCAAGCACACGGTCCACGACACCGCGATGACCGGTGGCAACGGCCCGTGCATGCACCACATCGCATTCTCGACCCACGAGAAACACAACATCTTGTACATCTGCGACAAGCTCGGCGCCCTGCGGATGTCCGACCACATTGAGCGCGGCCCGGGCCGCCACGGCGTCTCCAACGCATTTTACCTCTACCTGCGCGACCCCGACGGCCACCGCGTCGAGATCTACACGCAGGACTACTACACCGGCGACCCGGACAACCCGGAAGTCGTCTGGGATGTACACGACAACCAGCGCCGCGACTGGTGGGGCAACCCGGTTGTGCCCTCGTGGTACACCGACGCTTCCCTCGTGCTCGACCTCGATGGGAACCCGCAGCCCGTCATCGAGCGCACCGAGGTCAAGGAGATGGATGTCACTATCGGCGCTGACGGTTTCTCGTACACGCGCAAGGGCGACACCGAGGCAGGATTCAAGGTCGGGGGTCAGGTCTGATGGCAGGTACCGCCTCGCACCTCACCGGCGCTTCCGGAGCTCCACAGGGCATCATTCTCGACCATAAGAAGCCGGAGGACCGCAGGGTTGCCCTCGGCACTCTCGTTGGCACTGCAGTCGAGTGGTACGACTTCTTCATTTACGCCAATGCGGCCGCCATCATCCTCGCGCCGTTGTTCTTCAACCCCTTCGTTGAGGACGCGGGCGCCGCCGCCGGCCGCCTTATCTCCTTCGCAACCGTCGGAATCTCTTTCTTCTTCCGGCCGCTCGGCGCGGCCGTCGCCGGACACTTCGGCGACCGGCTCGGCCGCAAGTCCATGCTCGTTCTCACGCTCATCCTCATGGGCGTGGCGACCTTTCTCATCGGCATCCTGCCGACCTACTCCGCCATCGGAGTGTGGGCCCCGATCCTCCTTATTTCTCTGCGGATCGTCCAGGGGTTCGCGGCCGGCGGCGAGTGGGGCGGCGCGGCCCTCATGGCTGTCGAACACGCCCCCGCCCACAAGCGCGGCCTCTTCGGCGGCTTCCCTCAGATAGGCGTCCCTCTCGGGATGCTCCTGGCGACCCTCGCACTCGCGATCGTCGACGGCTTCACCACCGAGGAACAGTTCACCAGCTGGGGCTGGCGCATCCCGTTCCTCCTATCGGTCATGCTTGTTGTCATCGGCATGATTATCCGTCTCGGGGTCTCTGAGTCACCTGTCATGGACGAGCTCGCCGACGCCGACGAGCAGGTTCGTCTCCCGCTTGTCGACATGTTCCGCACCTCGTGGCGGCCGCTCCTCCAAGGCATGATCATCTTCGCTGGCAACGGTGTCGCCGGCTACATGATCACTGGCGGCTACATCTTGTCCTACACGACAAACGACCTCGGCCTCGTCCGCGAGAACATCCTTCACCTGGTCTCGCTCGCCGCGCTGTGCTGGGTCGGCACGACCCTCGGCTCAGCCATGCTCTCCGATAGGATCGGGCGCAAGAAGGTCTACCTCATCGGGTTCCTCATCCAGGTGGTCTGGATTTTCATCACCTTCAAGCTCATCGACACCAAGTCCTACATTCTCATTGGCCTGGGCATGGTCGTCCTTACGATCCCGCTCGGTATGACCTACGGCCCCCAGGCCGCGCTCTTCGCCGAGATGTTCCCGGCCCGTATCCGCTACTCGGGCGCGGGCCTCGCCAATGCCTTCGGTGCGATCCTCGGCGGCGCCTTTGCTCCGTTCATTGCCACGGCTCTCCAAGCCCAGTTCCACACCTCAATGGCGGTCGCCAGCTACCTGTGCGTCGTCACCGTTCTCGGTCTCATGGCCACCGTTCTTCTCAAGGACCGCACCGGCCGCGACCTCTCGGCCGCCGCAGACGCCGAGCTCAACGCTAGGATCGACGAGGTCGCGCGCACCCACCACGCGACCGAGGCGACCTTCGATCGCGGCGCCGGATTCTAAGCGGGTGTTGACGATGGTGACGGGCGCTGCCCCTACACTGTGCGAGTCCGTCCGCCAGGCGCGGTCCGCCGCAGTGGGCAGCCCCGTCATCAACTCAGGAGGATTCTTGAGGACTCCGTCCGCTTCGAAGTCCCGACTCGTCTACGACGAACTGCGGTCCCGGATCCTCGATGGCCGCTACACGGCCGGTTATCGGCTCGTCCTCACGGTCCTCGCCAAAGAGCACGGCGTCTCCGTCGTCCCCGTCCGTGAGGCCGTCCGGCGGCTCCAGTCCGAGGGGCTCGTCGAGTACCGGCACAACATTGGTGCTCAGGTCTCTGGCGTGGACCTGTCTGCCTACCAGGACTCCATGGAGTCCCTCGCTCTCCTTGAGGGGATGGCCACGGCGCTGTCGGCACCACGGCTCACCCGCTCCGACCTCGAGGAAGCGACCGCGATCAACGACGAGATGCGCATGCTCCTCGAGCAAGGCTTCGACTCCAGCGTTTACCGGGACCTCAACGGCCGCTTCCACACGGTACTCACCTCGGCCTGCCGCAATGAGCGGATCCTCGGGATCATGAGGACCGAGGCCGAGCGAGTCAACATGATCCGCCGCTCGGGTCTTGGCTTCAGCCCCCGGACCTCGAGCGTCTCGATCGCTCAGCACGATCACCTCATCGACCTCATCCGGGACGGTGCGCCGACCGACGAGATCGAGCACTACGCACGCGAGCACAAACTCGCCTCTATGAAGAACCACCTACCCGAGGCGTTCACGACGGAGTGAGCACCCGGCCCGACCGGGCCGCGGTTACCTCGTCAAGGGTGACGACCAGCAACCGAATAAGGAATGACCATGCAGTTCAACCACCACGGCTACGTCTCCGAGAATCCCCGTATCAAGCCCGCCGCT
Coding sequences within it:
- a CDS encoding fumarylacetoacetate hydrolase family protein; this translates as MKGTIVSRTTGHAIGKIIAVHLSYPSRAAQRGRIPSDASYFIKAPSSIADPGTVERPANTELLVFEGEIALVIGTAARRVTEDEAWSHVGWVTAGNDMGLLDLRAADRGSNTRSKSGDGMTPLGPTLIPAEDIDPAALHIRTTVNGEIVQDDSSATLLFPFAHLIADLSRVMTLEPGDVILTGTPAGSSVLQPGQTVSVEVFSETDPAVTTGPLTTTVVEAPALAPIGSAPAVDDQQRIDAWGSREAAGLPSTFSLSAELRTRLDAVAVSTLSSQLRRRGLPDTTIDGVHPLVPGTRMVGTARTLRYIAYRPDLFKARGGGYNAQKRAVDALRPGEVLVMEARGIDTAGTLGDILALRALARGAAGIITDGAVRDSAAVAATGLPVHCAGTHPSVLGRVHVPWDVDVTISCGGTAIQPGDVIVADDDGGLVIPPELVEEVLADAERQEREEEYIARMVQKGHELKGLFPLGPEWRERYEQDAATGA
- a CDS encoding MFS transporter, translating into MAGTASHLTGASGAPQGIILDHKKPEDRRVALGTLVGTAVEWYDFFIYANAAAIILAPLFFNPFVEDAGAAAGRLISFATVGISFFFRPLGAAVAGHFGDRLGRKSMLVLTLILMGVATFLIGILPTYSAIGVWAPILLISLRIVQGFAAGGEWGGAALMAVEHAPAHKRGLFGGFPQIGVPLGMLLATLALAIVDGFTTEEQFTSWGWRIPFLLSVMLVVIGMIIRLGVSESPVMDELADADEQVRLPLVDMFRTSWRPLLQGMIIFAGNGVAGYMITGGYILSYTTNDLGLVRENILHLVSLAALCWVGTTLGSAMLSDRIGRKKVYLIGFLIQVVWIFITFKLIDTKSYILIGLGMVVLTIPLGMTYGPQAALFAEMFPARIRYSGAGLANAFGAILGGAFAPFIATALQAQFHTSMAVASYLCVVTVLGLMATVLLKDRTGRDLSAAADAELNARIDEVARTHHATEATFDRGAGF
- a CDS encoding GntR family transcriptional regulator; protein product: MRTPSASKSRLVYDELRSRILDGRYTAGYRLVLTVLAKEHGVSVVPVREAVRRLQSEGLVEYRHNIGAQVSGVDLSAYQDSMESLALLEGMATALSAPRLTRSDLEEATAINDEMRMLLEQGFDSSVYRDLNGRFHTVLTSACRNERILGIMRTEAERVNMIRRSGLGFSPRTSSVSIAQHDHLIDLIRDGAPTDEIEHYAREHKLASMKNHLPEAFTTE
- a CDS encoding aldehyde dehydrogenase; protein product: MTNPPMSLPDHIQHYIDGVLVDSVDGATFDVLEPTTNRAYITCSSGSQADVDLAVSAAKRAFEEGPWPRMLPRQRATILNRIADEVAALNEDLAAIESFDSGLPIRQAKGQANRAAENFRFFADLIVAQVDGAFRMPDRQVNYVNRKPLGVAGLITPWNTPFMQESWKLAPALASGCTVILKPAEFTPVSAHLWAGIMERAGVPQGVFNIIHGFGESAGDALVKHPDVPLISFTGELGTGKVIYSNCARNMKHMSMELGGKSPAVVFADADFESALDSTLFGVYSLNGERCTASSRILVERPIYDRFVVAYAERAKKIVVGPPSDPKTEIAALVHPEHYRKVTEYIKIGKGEARLVAGGERPEHLPEGNYVQATVFADVPPTARIFQEEIFGPVVSITPFDTDEEAIALANDVEYGLAAYVWTNSIARAHNVSHAIDSGMVWINSHNVRDLRTPFGGVKGSGLGHEGGYRSLDFYSVQQSIHVTLGDVHTTRFGATGYADNDLGLGGPSA
- the hpaD gene encoding 3,4-dihydroxyphenylacetate 2,3-dioxygenase; amino-acid sequence: MLDLVPTPTVAAPDILRCAYMDLVVTDLAASREFYVDVLGLVVTEEDDNTIYLRSFEEFIHHNLVLRKGPVAGVAAFAFRVRSEEEVDKAEAYYKELGCETRRGKFTKGVPNALRVVDPLGFPYEFFYEVEHVERLAWNYELQGAGALVRLDHFNQVYPDVVKGTAYLNDLGFKTTESIKGDDGVVYAAWMTRKHTVHDTAMTGGNGPCMHHIAFSTHEKHNILYICDKLGALRMSDHIERGPGRHGVSNAFYLYLRDPDGHRVEIYTQDYYTGDPDNPEVVWDVHDNQRRDWWGNPVVPSWYTDASLVLDLDGNPQPVIERTEVKEMDVTIGADGFSYTRKGDTEAGFKVGGQV